The proteins below are encoded in one region of Corvus hawaiiensis isolate bCorHaw1 chromosome 3, bCorHaw1.pri.cur, whole genome shotgun sequence:
- the HNRNPLL gene encoding heterogeneous nuclear ribonucleoprotein L-like translates to MSSPSSGERYEEEEEEEEEDGAYESQAKRLKPSAAAEEGEIEYSGAEESEGRRDKPPASRGGGGGFSGGDAGGSHHKVSVSPVVHVRGLCESVVEADLVEALEKFGTICYVMMMPFKRQALVEFENVESAKKCVTFAADEPVYIAGQQAFFNYSTSKRITRPGNTDDPSGGNKVLLLSIQNPLYPITVDVLYTVCNPVGKVQRIVIFKRNGIQAMVEFESVFCAQKAKAALNGADIYAGCCTLKIEYARPTRLNVIRNDNDSWDYTKPYLGRRDRGKGRQRQAILGEHPSSFRHDGYGSHGPLLPLPSRYRMGSRDTPELVAYPLPQASSSYMHGGNPSGSVVMVSGLHQLKMNCSRVFNLFCLYGNIEKVKFMKTIPGTALVEMGDEYAVERAVTHLNNVKLFGKRLNVCVSKQHSVVPSQIFELEDGTSSYKDFAMSKNNRFTSAGQASKNIIQPPSCVLHYYNVPLCVTEETFVKLCEDHEVLSFIKYKVFDPKPSAKTLSGLLEWECKTDAVEALTVLNHYQIRVPNGSNPYTLKLCFSTSSHL, encoded by the exons ATGTCGTCGCCGTCGTCCGGAGAGCGgtacgaggaggaggaggaggaggaagaggaagacgGCGCCTACGAGAGCCAGGCCAAGCGGCTGAAGCCCAGCGCCGCTGCCGAGGAAGGCGAGATCGAGTACAGCGGCGCGGAGGAGAGCGAGGGCCGGCGGGACAAGCCCCCCGCGtcgcgcggcggcggcggcggcttcTCGGGCGGG GATGCCGGGGGAAGTCATCACAAAGTGTCTGTTTCTCCTGTCGTCCATGTCCGAGGGCTGTGTGAATCAGTGGTGGAAGCAGATCTCGTGGAAGCTCTGGAGAAGTTTGGAACCATATG CTATGTCATGATGATGCCGTTCAAGCGCCAGGCTCTGGTGGAGTTTGAAAACGTGGAAAGTGCAAAGAAATGTGTGACATTTGCAGCAGATGAACCTGTGTACATTGCTGGGCAGCAGGCTTTCTTCAACTACTCCACAAGCAAGAGGATCACTCGGCCTGGGAACACTGATGACCCATCCGGTGGGAATAAAGTTCTCCTGTTGTCAATTCAGAATCCTCTCTACCCAATTACAGTG gATGTTTTGTACACTGTGTGCAACCCTGTTGGAAAAGTTCAGCGCATTGTTATATTCAAGAGAAATGGAATACAAGCCATGGTTGA GTTTGAATCTGTGTTTTGTGCCCAGAAGGCGAAGGCTGCGCTCAATGGAGCAGATATCTATGCAGGATGCTGCACACTAAAAATTGAATATGCAAGG CCAACTCGACTTAATGTCATTAGGAACGACAACGATAGTTGGGACTACACTAAGCCATATCTGGGCCGCCGAG ACAGAGGGAAGGGCCGGCAGAGACAAGCTATTCTGGGAGAGCACCCATCATCCTTTAGACATGATGGCTATG GCTCCCATGGTCCTTTGTTGCCCTTGCCAAGCCGGTACCGAATGGGATCTCGGGACACTCCAGAACTTGTTGCTTACCCATTGCCCCAGGCATCCTCCTCTTACATGCATGGTGGAAATCCTTCTGGGTCAGTTGTCATGGTTAGTGGGTTGCATCAGCTCAAGATGAACTGTTCAAGGGTATTCAACCTGTTCTGCTTGTATGGAAACATTGAGAAG GTGAAATTTATGAAGACTATTCCGGGCACAGCACTGGTTGAAATGGGTGATGAATACGCTGTAGAAAGAGCGGTCACACATCTCAATAATGTCAAGTTATTTGGAAAGAGACTCAATGTCTG TGTTTCCAAGCAGCACTCGGTAGTTCCAAGCCAGATATTTGAACTGGAGGATGGCACGAGTAGTTACAAGGATTTTGCCATGAGTAAGAACAATCGCTTCACCAGTGCTGGCCAAGCATCCAAGAACATCATCCAACCACCCTCCTGTGTGCTGCACTATTACAATGTTCCCCTGTGTGTGACTGAGGAAACGTTTGTAAAG TTATGTGAGGATCATGAAGTTCTCAGCTTTATTAAATACAAAGTGTTTGACCCAAAAC CTTCTGCCAAAACACTGTCTGGTCTGTTGGAATGGGAATGTAAGACAGATGCAGTGGAAGCTCTCACTGTACTTAATCACTACCAGATAAGAGTCCCAA ATGGCTCCAACCCTTACACCTTGAAGCTTTGCTTCTCTACTTCATCCCATTTATAG